DNA sequence from the Entomomonas asaccharolytica genome:
ATACAAGCGGCTATCTTAACTGTTAAACTACAATATCTAGATAAAGATATTCAGTCTAGACGAGATATTGCTCAAAAATATATAACACAAATCAACAATCCGAATATTATTTTACCGAAAATAGCTGACCCTACATCTCACGTTTGGCATTTGTTTGTTATTCGCTGTAGCAATCGAGAAGCTCTAAAAAACTATTTGTTTCAAAATGATATAGAAACTCTCATTCACTATCCAATTCCTCCACACAAACAAATATGTTATAAACAATGGAATAATCTATCATTACCTATAACAGAACAAATTCATCAGGAAGTGTTATCTTTACCAATTAGTCCCATATTAACAGTTCAAGAATCCCAAAAAATCATAGAGAAAGTCAATGAGTTCGAATCATAACAATTTATTATCTATTTGTTGCCTTGGATATAATCATGCAAAATTTTTACAAGAAAATCTAAAATCTATTTCTAACATAGATTATAAAAATATTGAGGTCATTGTTGTAGATGATGGCTCACAAGATAATAGTATTGAAATACTTAATCAATTAAAAAAAAGTTTGCCATACAAATTGGAAATTATTGATCAAAAAAACACTGGAAATATAGGGAAAAACTTTAATAATGCTTTAAAAGTTGCATCAGGTGAATTTATCACCTTTATTGCCTTAGATGATGTATTTAACTCAAAAGTTGTTCTATTAGAAGTTAACGAAATGATTGCTAATCCTAAGCTAGCCTTTATTGCGTCCTCAAAAGCGATATATATTGATGATCAAGGAATGATAGAAGATGATCGTCTAGAACTTTCACTTCATATCGAAAATAATCCCTCAATAAGAGATCTATTAGAACTAGAATATTCTAAATTTGGGTCATTTTATATACAAGGATCTATTTTTAGAAAAAACATTATTGATACAATTGGTGGCTTTGATGAGGATATGACAGGTGATGATATAGTATTAAGAACTAAAGTTTTTAACTTCATGCTCAATAATACTGATCTAGACTTCAAAATTATTAAAGAAAATAATGTATTTTATAGAATGCATAGTAATAATATTCACAAAAATTCTGCTAGACAAATAAAAATAGTTACTGAATACTTGGAAAGATATTGGCCAGATAGACCTAATCCTCCTATATTAATTGATTGGATGAAATATGCTATTAGTAAATGCAAATTTGAAGAATATCTGCCAGTCTTTGCTTTCAATAAAAGAGCTGCCTCCTTATTAAATGATGAAGAGATTCAAGATAAAATTAGGACTTCAATTATAAAAAGCAGAGAAATTTTTTTTCAAAAAGTCATTTTTAATAAGCAAAAAATAGACTCTACTAAGAGCCAAGTAACACTATTTGGTTTTATTAAGTTTTCATATTCGAGAAAAAAAAATAAAAAACCAAATAATAAAAAAATACACTATTCTCAATATAATTAATTTTAGATTATTGCAATAAAACTAGAAGGAATAGTAATTTACTACTAGTATAATAGAGTTTTTATCAGTAAAGCTTTATAAAGCTAAAAGAAACTATCCAATAAATCATTCAATATATTAAAAATAGTTCTTCTTTATTAGTATATTTATTAAACTATACAGTTGCTACTATGATATATTGAAGTTTATTATTATAGATCAACATTGTAGTTTAAACTATTTATTTTCTATGAAATTTTGAAGTAAACTAGATAAAATTAATTAAAACTGTCTATTAGTTTGTAGACAGATAAGTTTAAGATCAATGGATAATGAAAAATATTTTTTGTAGTATCATTGTACCTATGTTCAATGAAGCAAACAATTTAGAGAGTTGTTTAAACGCATTGAAAAACCAAATATATAAAAATTTTGAAGTAATTTTTATTGATGATGGTTCTACAGACAATACTGTAGAAAAATTAACCAAACTACTAAAAAATCAAATTAATTTTTCTTATAAGATATTACAACAGTCAAACAAAGGTGCGGCCGCTGCTAGGGAAAAAGGAATTGTAATAGCAAAGGGAGAGTATATTTGTCTATTAGATTGTGATGATGAATTATCCAGTGATGCATTAGATAAAGCTATAATGTCTATATGCCAATATAATGCTGATATTTCAATGTTTCAACTATACAATCAAGATTCTGCAGGAACTTATCATAAATTTAATTTTTTTGATCAAGGTAGACTACTGTACAATGGATTTGAATGTTTAATTAACTCTTTGGGAGAATGGAAAGTTCATGGCTTAGTGGTATGTAAAAAAAAGATTTTTATCAAAAGTTATCAACTTTATAAGAAATATAACAAAGAAGATATAAATTTTTTAAATAATGATGAGGTCATTACTAGATTAAACTTTTTTAATGCAAAAGTTGTTGTTCGGAATGAAGGTATTTATTATTATAAATTTAACAATAACTCTACATCAAAAAGAATCAATCCAAATAGACACCTACTGCTACATAATTGTATTATTATGCATGATCTCTTTAAGGAAATTGACAGTAGTATCCATTCCAATATAGATCGAGAATTATTTAAAAATCTATCTGATATTATTAAGTATTATTTAAAAAACAAAAAGGAAATCTACAATAAACAAGAGTGGAAAAAAACTATAAAACTAGCTACAACTGAAGTTTTTAAACAAGGGATTTTTTGGAAATTAACCATTAAAACTAAACTTAAATTCTTTCGACGGCTATTCAAAACTTTATATAATAAGTAGTATATATAATTTATTTTATTTAAGTGTTTATATAACTTAGATTTCAACTAATTAGCAGCAGATCTCATTAGTTTTGCAGGATTACCAGTAACTATTGTATTGGCTTCGACATTTTTTGTTACTACACTACCAGCACCCACAATGGCGTTTTCTCCGATAATAATACCAGGTAAAATGGTGGAATTCGCTCCAATAGAAGCTCCTTTTTTAATCAATATACCTGCTAATTGCCAATTATTATTTCTAGATTTTGGATATTTATCATTACACAAGGTAACATTAGGACCAACAAATACATCATCCTCTATAACAATGCCATCCCAAACTTGTACACCACATTTTATTGTAACATTACTACCTATCTTTACATGGTTTTCGATAAAAACATGAGAGCAAATATTACAATTTTCTCCAATAACTGCGTTCATTAAAATAACACAGAACTGCCAAATTTTGGTATTTTCACCAATATTAGAACTTTGAACATCTGATAATGGATGGATAAAAACTGTCATTTTCTTACTTCACTTAAAAAATGTTGATAATCTTTAATGTAATCAGTTTCATCATATTTATGGCTAGCCAGTACCATTACTACACAATTAGAACTAAAGTTAGTAAATTCACGCCATATATCGTTAGCAATATATAGTCCCTTATTAGGTTTATCTAGCCTTATCGTTTCTCTTCTTTGGCCGTCATCTAATATAAAATCACAAGCACCTGATGTACAAATAATAATCTGTTCTAGATTTTTATGGGCATGTTTTCCTCTTATTGCATTTTTATCTGTTTCAAAAACATAATAAACACGCTCAATAGCAAAAGGAATATCCTTATTAGCCTCTAACGCTATCAAAGATCCCCTGTCATCCCCTTTTATATCAAAATCAATGATTTTATAGTTCACAAATACCCCTTAAAAAGCTTCATAATTGTCTTAAATGAATTATATAACATCTTAAGGGAACTATGATATTTTTAAATAACTCTCCAGACTTTTACACGACATGGAGCTGTTTGTAATGAGGTAGTAATTCCATGTGGATTACCTGAATTAGCTGATGCAATAATAATACCCCCTCCAGCAGTTTGAGTAACAATTTTGTCATCACCATAAGGCCAACAGCCAACTCCATATGCTGTACCACTTGCGGCAATATTAACATGCCCAGCTGCACCCCAAACTCCATTAACTAACAATTCTGCAAGACAAATAATGGGATAACCTTTAAAAGGATTATCCATAACATAACGTTTATTAACCATTATATTTGCTGGATTATCCTCTGTTCCATCATTAGGATAAATAATAGTAAACTTTTTAGCCTGTTGATAACTTTCCAATACGCTTAAACGGGCTGCTAGGTTAGCATTTTCAGTAATTATCTGTTGTAAATCCGCTTCAGCTGTATTAATGACATAGCCAAACAACTTTATAATCCAACAGCCTGAAACATTAATAGGACGTGTTTCACCTGCTGTTCTTACTACTCGACTTGCATCTATTTTAATAGAACTAGAAGTGCCTCCTGCATTAGCACTTATACCTCCATTAGTACTCGCTTCAAAGTATAAGGCTCCCTCTGCATCTTTTTCATAATCTTTTCTAAATAAAATACTTGATAATGAACCTGTTATATTCTGTAAAGCATCTTGTTGAATCATTCCATTACCGACTACTCCATTATCTCCTCTAAGAAACAACGCCCCTAAGCTATCAGCATATTTACCATTATAGTCAGGTACTCTGAACTTTCCTTGGCTTGAATTAGCTACATAACTGCCTCTTTTTAGAGGGTCCATTTGCCATTCTAGCTCTTGAACAGTGGGCACTTTTGCTTGTTGTATTGCAGCAGCCGCATCTGGAAAAACAGCTTGGGAAAGCTCTTGTCCATCTGCTACCACATAGCCTGCTGGAATATTTGCTCGGGATGGCCACCAAAATACTGAAAATAGTGGAACGCCATTGCCTTCAAAATTATCAAAGCGATTAGTTAATGTATTAAGTGCGTTACCAATAGTTCTGGTTGGATAATTTAATGTTTTGTTGTAACCGATTAATCCACTGCCTTTATTCTCACTACTGGCGTCAACTAATCTTTGTGCTAACTCTGCTGCTGAACCTGTTGCTGTAGTAGTTAAAATGGGTTGTCCTGTGGAGTCAAAGGATAGGGTTTTATTGGCGCGTTCATCCGCTAGTGGTAGTGCTGATACACCCTCTGCATCTGTAACTCGTAAGGCTTTGCTTGTATCTTGGGCAAAGCCTTGCATAGCTAAGTAAATTCGGTCAAAATCTTGGTTGACTGTTTTTGCTAATAAATCACCATTTTCTTGATAATCTGTCTCTCTAATTAGAGTAATAGAGCGTTGTAATAATAAAAGGCCTTGTGGAGCCTCTTCAAAAATAATTTCGCTGATAGGGTTACCTAATCCTGTTACTGTATAGCCAGAGGTAACAAGCTGATTATTAACATAAACATACAGATCACTGCGAGCTAATAATAAAAAGGGAATAGCAAATTTATTAACCATTCCGTCGGCTTGATATTCTTTGTAGTTAAGGGATGTTGTTACTGTCATAATTTTATCTCTATCAGTAGTTGACCTTTATGTCATAAGTTGTATTACTTGGTCTCCAATCATCTGATTTTTGTTCGGTTGATTTCCCGACTATTCGTGCAATACGCACAGGTGTTTGTAAAATAGCGCCCGCAAGGCTATCTAAATAATCATCTTTTTGATGAGATAATTCAGGATTAAAGGTTCGCATTTGTTCAATAGCAGGGCTATTTAAGACCGATTCATGTGCCCATAAAAAGCCTGATAATAAAGGCGGTTCTAGTGCATCTAAGATACGTTTTTGTTTATTACTCGATACATGCTGCTCCCTTACTGCACAGCCAGTTCCTTGTAGTGCCTTGCGTAGAATAGGAGGCACAAAACCACCCGCCCCATTGGTTTCAACTACCACACAGGGGATGTTATATTGCACCACTCGTTCGTAAACTTGTTTAACCTGCCCACCAATGATATTGCCTTCGTTGTCAAATTCTGCCAAATCACCCGTCATCGGTTCTGCTAATTGCCAATACAGTTGCCCTTGAGCATCTGTGAGTATTAAACTTAATGCAGAGGCATCTGACTTCACTTTACCTAGCGCACAATCCCAGTAAGCGATAGCACCCACAATTTGCGTGTCACCCAACCATAATGTCACCGTATTATTGGCCTTACGTAATTGTGGTAGATGTGTATAAGATTTTAATTTTGCAGGATCTAAACGTGTATCAGTAATCGGCTTAGCATGCAGCTGATATTGTGAATCCCACTTATTCACTGTTTCTGTTTCACGACGGCGTTTTTCTAACTCGTCAATAGTAAAACGTTCAGGCCATGCCATACCTGCATAACAATCAATTAATACCTTAGGTGGTTTATTAAAAACTAAAGTATTACCCTGAATTTGATAATCTTTATTTTCAACTAATAACCTAGCACCATAGCCAATACCATAAAATACATATTGCGGCCTAAAAGGTAATTGATAGCGCTTTTTAGTAGTAGTGCCAATACGATACTCTTGTTCAAACATACGAATCGTTAAACAATCAGCACCCTTTTCAGCAAATCGCTCATATAAACTATCAAAGGTATGGGGTGTACCAATAAATAATTTACGCCCACCTGGTACAAGAATATGGGTTTGCTCATCTAACCTTTCCCGCATCTTTTCACGTGCTTCAGGGGTTTGGGTATTATTAGGCACCTCCACATCATCATTCTGGCACTCATCAGCACGTGCTGAGGTAACATTCGATAAAATCCCCTTAGCGTATAAACTAGCATTGCGATTATCGGTAGAATTCGCTACCCACCACTGCCCAATACTCCCTTGCAGCGGTAATAAATCTTTAGTAAGCGGATGATTACGCAATATATACTGAGTATCGCGACTGGTTTTATAAGCTGTGCCATCCGTTTCTGATTGATGCAAAATACGATACTCTGGGTTTTGATAAAATCGCCAAGCATTATAAACTGCCAAAATAGTACTTTTCCCAAAACCACGAAAACATCGCAGTACGGCTATTTCGCCTGCATGTTCAAGCCAGTGGCAAACCTTTACATGGACTAAAGGAACTTGCCAATTTTGACGTTTTGCCCAAATCAAAAAAAAAGCGAGCAAAGAAACTTTTTTAGCTGTCATTATTAGCCCCTATTTGTACCAATAATGTTTTAGCTTCTTCTTCCACAGCCAATAAATCAAGCTGTGTATTTTCAATATTTATAGTTGATTTGGGTTCACTATGTTGCACAATTAACTTATCTATTTTTTCCCATAACGCAATAGAACTAGCAGCCTGCCTTCGACACCAAGCTGCTTCATCTTTTTCTTGCTTGGAAAGCTCCTTAGCAGGCTTAGCATAAGCCACCCAGTTTTCTGGATTAGTATCAAATACCATCGCTTCAAATAATTTATTGCGTAAAGATTGGAGTTTTTTTAGTTGTTTAATATTCATAATTAATTTTTTATAATTACAATGCAAGAGAGTTATTGAGAATATCTATTGTTTTCTTCATTCTGCTTTCATTTTCAATCATATCTAATGAATATAAATATAGAATGTGATTAAACCGTTCTGTTCTTTTCGCCTGTAATGCTTGCTCCAGTTTTCCCTCTTTTAGTGCTTTTGCAGCCTTTTGACTTTCTCTCTGCATAACGCTAAGGAAAATGTCTAAATTTTGCTCTTGAATTATTTGACCTTTTAAAAAGTCTTTTGCCTTTGCTCGTAATGCACCATCAGACGATATATGCTCATCTAACATATACCCTGCAAAAGGTTGGTTATCTTTTGCTAGACTCTTTTTTAATAATATTTTTTCTTCTAACTCTAAAGCTTTTGATCTATCTTCATTTTCTAAAGATTTTCGTAAAGTTTTTATAGTATCTAAATGATTAACTAACTTATCATGATCACGTTGCATTATTGCATTAGTTTTAGCTTCAATATTAGCTTTTTTATCTTTGGAATAAATGAGCCCTATGAGTAAATCTTCATGTGATTTAAAATCCCAAAGATCAGTAACATGTTTTAAGCTAACACCATTTTTTTGTGTTAAATTAGGTAATTGTTTAAGAATGTCCTCACCATATAATTTGACCAATTCAGCTTCATCTAATTTGACTATTTTTCCTTTTGATCCATCTTTTAAGATTCCTTTCGTTAAAAAATCCCTTACCTTGTATATAGTATTTTTTTCTTCTTCTATTGTTACTTTTTGCTTAACTTCCTTTTTTCGATCAGACCACTGTTGTATCTTTTTTTGCGTTAATTGAGCAAACTGTTGATGAAATATTTTGTCTTTAGTGGTTTGTTTTATCTTATTTTGATGATTTTCGTAAACCATAAACTCCTCTTTACTCATACCTGCTTGCTGCGCATCAGTAAAAAGTCTGACATAAGGAGCATTTAATATATCAACAGCAGTATCCATGAAACTTAAAAGTCCAAGCTTTTGCTCTACCTCTGTATCAAAATTAGGCTTAAGCTGACGTGTAGTTTGGTAAAACTCACCTGCCCACTGCTTATAACGATCAAATACTGGTTTCATATTAGAATCGGACAACTTACCTGTATTTAAATAGTTTTTTAACTCTCCTACTAATTCTTTTTGCTGCCTGACTGTTAAATCTGTTATGTCATTTGTTTTTAAATAATTTCTTAATGCAGATATTTCTTTTAACAGCACAGAGTCTGATCTGACTGTTTTTGTTGCATCTACTAAACCATTTATATAAAGTTTGGAAGTATCTTTTAAATAAGTGTCATAAGTAATTTCGCTATCTAAATTAAAAGTGATTGATTTTTTTCTTTTATCAATCTCAACAAAATGCTTATTAGTTCGTCCATTACTAGAATCTTTAATTGGTTTTGAAGAGTTTTCTTTGATTCTAATACTATAATCTAAAGCAATTCCATTTGGCTTGAGTCCAAATGCTTTAGATAAAGTTTGATCCACAGAAAATGTTGCAAATGCATTATTTTCTGCTGCATGTTGATTCATTCCCTGCTTTTTAAAATCCTTAAGATATTTGTTATAGGATTTTAGATTTAATTCATTTTCATCTTGATTTATTTTCAAGTATTTTTCTGCATGCTGTAAAGCAGATATACTTTCATTATAAGTCATACCATTTGGAGAAGTCTTTATATCTTTTTCAAGCGCCTTTGCTCCTATAAGAGGTATGACACGAGTAATATAATCCCCCTTAGTAAGCTTAATATATCCACCAGTAATTAATGCATTATCAACATACTTTTTATCACCTGTGATAGACTCCGTTAACTTATATGGATCTTTACCCTTCAGAGTAAGCTGCTTTACGTAAGACTGAACAGAAATATAAACATATTCACTTAAGCCTAAATTCTGATATACCATATTAATAAATTGACTGGCTTCTTTTCTATAATTTTGAACAAATGGTGTGGATCCCATAGCCTGCCATGATCGACTCTTAATATCTCTACCTAGACTTTGCCAAGCCGCTTTATTAAACGCTAAATCAGTAGACACTGCACTAGCATTATTTAAAATCAAGGCAGTAATAATTCCATCCCAACTAATATCTTCCCCGTTAACAAAATTACCTGCAACATAGGTAAAAGCTCCACTAACATTGCTATTTACCAAATGATTAGCCATCGCACTACTTGTATTAAGCTTTGGCAGCATAGGAACTAAACCAGATATAGCTGATGTCTTTAATGTTTTTTTCTGCCCCATTGATACAGCGCTTTCAACATCATTTGTTTTAGCGTAAGCATCGGCTATATCCTTAGTACTATTACTAAAATATGTACCTAATGCTGCTCCTCCAACCGTTTTTAACTTAGTTGCCAATCCACCGCCATATTTAATGGATGCAGTGCCTTTACTACCAAGATACATAGATGGCCCCTCTTGTAAAAAAATATCAACCACCAAATCATAATTTTCAAATAGATATCCAATAGCTGGTAGAACTCCGCCATCTTTATCAGCAACTATTTCTTCCATTCTTGCCATTTTTTTTACACTACGAGGCATATTTTCTACCATATTAGACCAATCGACTAAAGAACGATCCGCATATCCACTTAAACGAGACCCCCCCAGCTCTATATCTAACGGAGAATGTTTTAGTAGCCAATTGGCTGCAGATACTAGAGCGACTGCAGGTTTGATAATGCCATACTTTAAGTCATCTAATTTATTTTCTGAATGAATGCTATTTAGCCTATCTTGTTCATTTTCAAATGCTAAACCTCCATACCAATAAAGTGGATCACTTTGTTTTATATTAGTCTCAATATCCTGAATTTCTTTGACATGATCTTTATAATTGGCAGCAAAGCTAGCATTTCCCATATAGTGAAATGTAATGGGTGTATCTAAATTAGTGTCTAGTTGTGTATTTTTAAATTGATCTAATACTTTCATTAAATCAGTATTTTCTGTCATGATTATTGACGGAGGAATATTATTATCTTCTGCAATCTGCAAATAATCTGAATTAATGTTATTCTGATTCACTAGACTTAATGTTAAGTTAGCTTGCTGTTTAGTTTCTTCTAAATTTTTATTGCCTTTTGTATCAATTATTTTATTATCAAAATTGCCAATAGAGATAGCTAAGTTACCCTCCACACCGCTGTCATCAATACCTATAAAGCTTTGTTGAAGATCATTATTTTTTGAGAATCTATCAGCCTCAGGAATTAACTCAAATATGTTAGCTATATTTATCATCTTGGCAAAATTAGCGTCTTCCCTGATTAACTCAGATGGTTTTTTATTTTTTTCTCTTGCTTTGGCTAGGATAGGTTCAATAGCTGGAATACTTTCTCCGCTTACATACCATTGGTCTAGAACAGTAGCAGATTCTTCTCTTAAAATTTGCGAACTGATTGAGTTACTAAGATTAAAGTTTTTAATATATTCTTCATCTCTTAATAAATCCACTTTGTTAGTCTGTTGCTGTTTTTTTTCAATCTCCAAAAAATCTTTCATCAAGTCAGGTGTTTGACGATTAGAAAAGAATTCTTCATCAAAACGTTCTTCAGGTAAAACTAAAATATTATTTTTTTCTTGCTCAAACTCTTTTTTATTTTGAGAAGAGTTACCATTAGTTTGTGTCGTCATTGTTCAACCTACCATAAGCTTGGATAATATTTTCATCAGTTACTTCCAAATCATTTTGCTCAAGCACTTTGCTAATTTTTTGCTTAACATTTACAGGAATTTGCTCAATCTTGATTACAGCGTTTTCATTTATTATCTGCTGTTGCGGTTTATACCAATTAGTTTGTTGATCCAATTTAGCTTTTAAAATATACCTATCAGAAATATCCTGCATTTCTTGTTGGGTTACCTTACGCCCCCTATTAGTCTCTAAATCAGCAAGTTCACTAGTAATATTGTCATTTAATTGATTAAGGATACGGCTATCTGTAATACCCAATAATTTACTTCTATCTGCAATCATAGAAGTAGTCGTTAATAATGCATTTCGCTTCTCTGGATTAATTGTTAAGTCTTGCTGTAAATTTAATAACTCATCTAATTGGTTAACAGGTAATTTATTACCATATTCTTTTAACACATTAAAATTATCACCTGCTTTTAATCGACCTTTAGCTTCTGAATAAACAACTACATCTAAAGTCTTTTTAGGTGTATCTAACAATACTACTTGATCTGATGCTGTTAACTGGGTAATACGTGCAGGATCAATTTCACTTAACGGTATTTTATTAATATAAATATCACGCCATACCAACTGATGGTTTTCCCGATAAGCTGTTTGAAGCTGTTGCTGCACTGATTCCATATACTGTCTAAATTCAGCTTTTGCATAACGTTTCTGATTATTATTAAGGTTAGAATCATTATCAATCGCGGCTAAAGAGGCACTGATATCTAACTCATCAGGAGAGCTATTGTTCAATTGCTGATTAATCCTACCTAGCTTTTGTTTAATTGAGTAGTCAGGAATTTTTGCAATAAAATCAGTGTCACTCAGTTCATCTTTAGCAGGATCACCAAACTCTGTTAACCATTTATTAAGCTGCTCAGGGCCAGCTTGGATGGCAGCTGCTGCCATTAAAGGTGAGCCATAATTATCTAATAGTTTATTAAAATAGTTTTGTTGTAATTGTTCAGTGTATTGGGGATCATTATTAAAACGTTGCTCATCAAAAGATTCGCCTAATACGCTAGCTATATTTTTGGCCTGATCTATAGTAGTAGCTGATTGCCCCTCCTTTTCAAGAGCTTGTTTATACATGGCTGAAAGATTATTAAAAACCCTAACAGCTGAAAAATCTCCCGTCTTTTCTACAAGCTGATTCACATTATTAACTAATGTTTTGCCATAATTTTTACCAGTCGTAATATCAATTAATGCATCAACTTGTTTGGTAAATTGTTTTTTTACTAGAGGTGTTAATGCAGTGAACTGTTCTTCATCTACTAGAGAAGTACGGATACTTTGCAATGCCTCAATATTACCTGCCTCACTGGCGTGTTTCATCTGACTTTGTACAAAAGTACTTTCTAAACGCCGATAGATTTCATTTACTTTCGGTTGCCAGCCATCTTGAAATCCAAATTCACCTGTTTGCTGGAAGGATTCACTATTAAATAAAGAGCTTTTAGCATCTTCAAGATTTGCATTAGGTTGTTGTACAGACTCAGTTACATTAGCAACTCTTTCATCTACTGAAGACTGTGCTGTATTCTGCATTGCTAAACCATATTGCTTTATCATGCTCAGTTTATTAGCATGTAATAACTTATCTTTCTGTAATAAAAAACTCTTTTTCTCCAACTTGTCTAAATTTTCAAATGAAGGGGAAGGCAAATTATCAATTAACTTTTGACGTTCTTCTGGCATTTGTTGGTAATTAATCTTGCCTGTTCTATATAATTCTGTTACTTGATTATTAATATCATCAAGTCCAACCTGATATTGGAATAATTCATTTTCTGCATCCAACTTATTATTAGCTTGCATATTTGTAGCAATAGTT
Encoded proteins:
- a CDS encoding glycosyltransferase family 2 protein, which encodes MSSNHNNLLSICCLGYNHAKFLQENLKSISNIDYKNIEVIVVDDGSQDNSIEILNQLKKSLPYKLEIIDQKNTGNIGKNFNNALKVASGEFITFIALDDVFNSKVVLLEVNEMIANPKLAFIASSKAIYIDDQGMIEDDRLELSLHIENNPSIRDLLELEYSKFGSFYIQGSIFRKNIIDTIGGFDEDMTGDDIVLRTKVFNFMLNNTDLDFKIIKENNVFYRMHSNNIHKNSARQIKIVTEYLERYWPDRPNPPILIDWMKYAISKCKFEEYLPVFAFNKRAASLLNDEEIQDKIRTSIIKSREIFFQKVIFNKQKIDSTKSQVTLFGFIKFSYSRKKNKKPNNKKIHYSQYN
- a CDS encoding glycosyltransferase family 2 protein, giving the protein MKNIFCSIIVPMFNEANNLESCLNALKNQIYKNFEVIFIDDGSTDNTVEKLTKLLKNQINFSYKILQQSNKGAAAAREKGIVIAKGEYICLLDCDDELSSDALDKAIMSICQYNADISMFQLYNQDSAGTYHKFNFFDQGRLLYNGFECLINSLGEWKVHGLVVCKKKIFIKSYQLYKKYNKEDINFLNNDEVITRLNFFNAKVVVRNEGIYYYKFNNNSTSKRINPNRHLLLHNCIIMHDLFKEIDSSIHSNIDRELFKNLSDIIKYYLKNKKEIYNKQEWKKTIKLATTEVFKQGIFWKLTIKTKLKFFRRLFKTLYNK
- a CDS encoding acyltransferase produces the protein MTVFIHPLSDVQSSNIGENTKIWQFCVILMNAVIGENCNICSHVFIENHVKIGSNVTIKCGVQVWDGIVIEDDVFVGPNVTLCNDKYPKSRNNNWQLAGILIKKGASIGANSTILPGIIIGENAIVGAGSVVTKNVEANTIVTGNPAKLMRSAAN
- a CDS encoding sugar 3,4-ketoisomerase; the encoded protein is MNYKIIDFDIKGDDRGSLIALEANKDIPFAIERVYYVFETDKNAIRGKHAHKNLEQIIICTSGACDFILDDGQRRETIRLDKPNKGLYIANDIWREFTNFSSNCVVMVLASHKYDETDYIKDYQHFLSEVRK
- the terL gene encoding phage terminase large subunit translates to MTAKKVSLLAFFLIWAKRQNWQVPLVHVKVCHWLEHAGEIAVLRCFRGFGKSTILAVYNAWRFYQNPEYRILHQSETDGTAYKTSRDTQYILRNHPLTKDLLPLQGSIGQWWVANSTDNRNASLYAKGILSNVTSARADECQNDDVEVPNNTQTPEAREKMRERLDEQTHILVPGGRKLFIGTPHTFDSLYERFAEKGADCLTIRMFEQEYRIGTTTKKRYQLPFRPQYVFYGIGYGARLLVENKDYQIQGNTLVFNKPPKVLIDCYAGMAWPERFTIDELEKRRRETETVNKWDSQYQLHAKPITDTRLDPAKLKSYTHLPQLRKANNTVTLWLGDTQIVGAIAYWDCALGKVKSDASALSLILTDAQGQLYWQLAEPMTGDLAEFDNEGNIIGGQVKQVYERVVQYNIPCVVVETNGAGGFVPPILRKALQGTGCAVREQHVSSNKQKRILDALEPPLLSGFLWAHESVLNSPAIEQMRTFNPELSHQKDDYLDSLAGAILQTPVRIARIVGKSTEQKSDDWRPSNTTYDIKVNY